A genomic region of Anopheles coustani chromosome 3, idAnoCousDA_361_x.2, whole genome shotgun sequence contains the following coding sequences:
- the LOC131271541 gene encoding vanin-like protein 1 isoform X1 has protein sequence MRGRTVKPLFCILLALFVAPSKQISNPDDPHYWAGVVEFSSDRLSGEPEERSSAFRLTEYLRIINSAEADPTDVIVFPESTLNDHATASFVPDPNDRIAPCNNLQYEPVVRDISCAARNRKKYILINLTEKAHCPMQYDTRPCSSDGLYHFNTNVAFDREGVVVSRYRKFNLFGEKGTNTTVYPESVSFETDFGVRFGHFICFDMMFNVPALDLVELGITDFIFPTMWFSELPFLTAVQIQQGWAYSNNVNLLAAGASFPGVGSTGTGIYAGRRGAITSVMTYNPETKLYVAQVPKVQFPNAAITKIPQAKGTPSQMAKLLLKRDQIDQYATKDLPMVSNNQLEERVCYGSHCCNFTLNYTVKTIVQNTNYYRYKLAAYDSNRTFDGFADGLITTCAIFACSSPDYSDCSRRFGETETYDEAVTFNSIKIVAKFADNRDTFVVPNNVDTSIIPFDVTETEYSVVPSVGDAKPHNIITYQLTNPHSDLFTFAIWARKFDSYPISGANRLGSGFALVLAIVASGLLKSMWKF, from the exons ATGCGCGGACGAACTGTGAAAcccttattttgcattttgctcGCGCTGTTCGTCGCACCGAGCAAACAA ATATCGAACCCTGATGATCCTCATTACTGGGCCGGTGTGGTGGAGTTCAGCTCGGACCGCTTGTCCGGGGAGCCGGAGGAACGCAGCTCTGCATTCCGTTTGACAGAATACCTGCGCATCATCAATTCTGCCGAAGCGGATCCTACCGATGTGATTGTGTTTCCCGAAAGCACGCTCAACGATCATGCAACGGCATCGTTTGTGCCGGATCCGAATGATCGGATCGCACCCTGCAACAACCTCCAGTACGAGCCGGTCGTTCGTGACATCTCCTGTGCGGCGCGCAATCGCAAGAAGTACATTCTGATCAACTTGACCGAGAAAGCGCACTGTCCGATGCAGTACGACACCCGTCCGTGCAGTTCGGATGGATTGTACCATTTCAACACGAACGTGGCGTTCGATCGGGAGGGAGTGGTCGTATCGCGCTACCGGAAGTTTAACCTGTTCGGCGAGAAGGGAACGAATACGACCGTATACCCAGAGTCGGTCAGCTTCGAGACGGACTTTGGCGTGCGCTTTGGGCACTTCATTTGCTTCGATATGATGTTCAATGTACCGGCGCTGGATCTGGTTGAACTCGGCATTACGGACTTTATCTTCCCGACGATGTGGTTCTCCGAGTTGCCCTTCTTGACGGCGGTCCAGATACAGCAGGGATGGGCTTACTCGAACAACGTTAACCTGCTTGCCGCGGGAGCCAGCTTCCCAGGGGTGGGAAGCACTGGCACGGGAATCTACGCTGGAAGGCGAGGTGCCATTACGTCCGTGATGACCTACAATCCTGAGAC GAAACTTTACGTCGCTCAGGTCCCGAAGGTGCAGTTTCCGAATGCGGCAATAACGAAAATTCCTCAAGCGAAGGGCACCCCGTCTCAGATGGCAAAATTGCTACTGAAGCGCGACCAAATCGATCAGTACGCTACAAAAGATCTGCCGATGGTGTCGAATAATCAATTGGAAGAACGTGTTTGCTATGGTAGTCACTGTTGTAATTTTACTCTTAATTACACCGTCAAGACCATCGTTCAGAACACG AACTACTACCGCTACAAGCTGGCAGCTTACGATTCGAACCGCACGTTCGATGGGTTTGCGGACGGTCTGATTACGACGTGTGCCATTTTTGCTTGCTCCTCACCGGACTACAGTGACTGCTCCAGGCGGTTCGGTGAAACGGAAACGTACGATGAAGCGGTCACATTTAACTCGATCAAAATTGTGGCTAAATTTGCCGACAACCGGGACACTTTCGTGGTGCCGAACAACGTCGACACCAGTATCATACCGTTCGATGTTACTGAAACCGAGTACAGCGTGGTCCCGAGCGTTGGTGATGC AAAACCCCACAACATCATTACCTACCAGCTGACAAATCCTCACTCGGATCTGTTCACGTTTGCAATCTGGGCAAGGAAGTTTGACAGCTATCCCATCTCTGGCGCCAACCGGCTGGGATCGGGTTTCGCGTTAGTACTTGCCATCGTTGCAAGTGGTTTGCTGAAGAGCATGTGGAAGTTTTAA
- the LOC131271541 gene encoding vanin-like protein 1 isoform X2 produces MRGRTVKPLFCILLALFVAPSKQISNPDDPHYWAGVVEFSSDRLSGEPEERSSAFRLTEYLRIINSAEADPTDVIVFPESTLNDHATASFVPDPNDRIAPCNNLQYEPVVRDISCAARNRKKYILINLTEKAHCPMQYDTRPCSSDGLYHFNTNVAFDREGVVVSRYRKFNLFGEKGTNTTVYPESVSFETDFGVRFGHFICFDMMFNVPALDLVELGITDFIFPTMWFSELPFLTAVQIQQGWAYSNNVNLLAAGASFPGVGSTGTGIYAGRRGAITSVMTYNPETKLYVAQVPKVQFPNAAITKIPQAKGTPSQMAKLLLKRDQIDQYATKDLPMVSNNQLEERVCYGSHCCNFTLNYTVKTIVQNTNYYRYKLAAYDSNRTFDGFADGLITTCAIFACSSPDYSDCSRRFGETETYDEAVTFNSIKIVAKFADNRDTFVVPNNVDTSIIPFDVTETEYSVVPSVGDAKPHNIITYQLTNPHSDLFTFAIWARKFDSYPISGANRLGSGFADSVHKLEL; encoded by the exons ATGCGCGGACGAACTGTGAAAcccttattttgcattttgctcGCGCTGTTCGTCGCACCGAGCAAACAA ATATCGAACCCTGATGATCCTCATTACTGGGCCGGTGTGGTGGAGTTCAGCTCGGACCGCTTGTCCGGGGAGCCGGAGGAACGCAGCTCTGCATTCCGTTTGACAGAATACCTGCGCATCATCAATTCTGCCGAAGCGGATCCTACCGATGTGATTGTGTTTCCCGAAAGCACGCTCAACGATCATGCAACGGCATCGTTTGTGCCGGATCCGAATGATCGGATCGCACCCTGCAACAACCTCCAGTACGAGCCGGTCGTTCGTGACATCTCCTGTGCGGCGCGCAATCGCAAGAAGTACATTCTGATCAACTTGACCGAGAAAGCGCACTGTCCGATGCAGTACGACACCCGTCCGTGCAGTTCGGATGGATTGTACCATTTCAACACGAACGTGGCGTTCGATCGGGAGGGAGTGGTCGTATCGCGCTACCGGAAGTTTAACCTGTTCGGCGAGAAGGGAACGAATACGACCGTATACCCAGAGTCGGTCAGCTTCGAGACGGACTTTGGCGTGCGCTTTGGGCACTTCATTTGCTTCGATATGATGTTCAATGTACCGGCGCTGGATCTGGTTGAACTCGGCATTACGGACTTTATCTTCCCGACGATGTGGTTCTCCGAGTTGCCCTTCTTGACGGCGGTCCAGATACAGCAGGGATGGGCTTACTCGAACAACGTTAACCTGCTTGCCGCGGGAGCCAGCTTCCCAGGGGTGGGAAGCACTGGCACGGGAATCTACGCTGGAAGGCGAGGTGCCATTACGTCCGTGATGACCTACAATCCTGAGAC GAAACTTTACGTCGCTCAGGTCCCGAAGGTGCAGTTTCCGAATGCGGCAATAACGAAAATTCCTCAAGCGAAGGGCACCCCGTCTCAGATGGCAAAATTGCTACTGAAGCGCGACCAAATCGATCAGTACGCTACAAAAGATCTGCCGATGGTGTCGAATAATCAATTGGAAGAACGTGTTTGCTATGGTAGTCACTGTTGTAATTTTACTCTTAATTACACCGTCAAGACCATCGTTCAGAACACG AACTACTACCGCTACAAGCTGGCAGCTTACGATTCGAACCGCACGTTCGATGGGTTTGCGGACGGTCTGATTACGACGTGTGCCATTTTTGCTTGCTCCTCACCGGACTACAGTGACTGCTCCAGGCGGTTCGGTGAAACGGAAACGTACGATGAAGCGGTCACATTTAACTCGATCAAAATTGTGGCTAAATTTGCCGACAACCGGGACACTTTCGTGGTGCCGAACAACGTCGACACCAGTATCATACCGTTCGATGTTACTGAAACCGAGTACAGCGTGGTCCCGAGCGTTGGTGATGC AAAACCCCACAACATCATTACCTACCAGCTGACAAATCCTCACTCGGATCTGTTCACGTTTGCAATCTGGGCAAGGAAGTTTGACAGCTATCCCATCTCTGGCGCCAACCGGCTGGGATCGGGTTTCGC CGACAGCGTGCATAAGCTAGAACTTTAA